Proteins encoded within one genomic window of Geotalea daltonii FRC-32:
- a CDS encoding YaaR family protein, translating to MRINDKPGSRQVDKKNKGVASRKVLESGSSLFAKKLGLISRDAADYAGQLQELKEEIDQAGDSLEKEPTIVNFKIFRSLISAFAKKVTAEAYRLEIEGSPGQRCHEIITIIDREADALYHLIMQEQRNHIKITAQIMKIKGMVVDFHL from the coding sequence ATGCGTATCAACGACAAACCGGGATCGCGGCAGGTCGACAAAAAAAACAAGGGTGTTGCCTCCAGAAAGGTTCTTGAGTCCGGAAGTTCCCTCTTTGCCAAAAAACTTGGGCTGATTTCCAGGGATGCAGCCGACTATGCCGGGCAGCTTCAGGAACTCAAGGAAGAGATTGACCAGGCCGGAGATAGTCTGGAAAAAGAACCCACCATCGTCAACTTCAAGATCTTTCGCAGCCTCATTTCCGCCTTTGCCAAAAAAGTGACCGCAGAGGCCTACCGACTGGAGATTGAAGGCAGCCCCGGCCAGCGCTGTCATGAGATTATCACCATCATAGATCGGGAGGCGGACGCCCTCTACCACCTGATCATGCAGGAGCAGAGGAACCACATCAAGATAACGGCCCAGATCATGAAGATAAAAGGAATGGTGGTGGATTTTCACCTGTGA
- a CDS encoding YybS family protein codes for MKLPVQGTPLDIIKGSVITLALFLTYLTLPVFGMLPGLLAPTAGIYYFLKSGRAAGYAIVVISMAVLAAYDPASAAIYMLQCGIMTMSLAEFLSRNKGGSRSIVYGMAINLAVMLVAAAVYSLATGNNIHLQVIKGINSSISQTAALYGKAGVGADELKTLQQSMEQAGVFITRTYPALITVSLGFIAGINLLLLRRLSTRFSLPVLLGDFKRFKNPDQLVWVLIFAGFAMLVESKTVSLPALNLLIVIASAYFIQGMAVMAHSFERFAVPFFVRLIFYLLLSLQPFLTVVVAALGVFDLWGDFRTPKNKENL; via the coding sequence ATGAAGCTTCCCGTACAGGGGACGCCACTGGATATTATAAAGGGGAGCGTCATTACCCTGGCGCTTTTTCTTACCTATCTGACACTGCCTGTTTTTGGCATGCTGCCGGGGCTTTTGGCTCCGACTGCAGGGATTTACTACTTCCTCAAAAGCGGCAGAGCGGCAGGTTATGCCATAGTTGTTATTTCCATGGCTGTGCTGGCAGCATATGATCCCGCTTCTGCTGCCATTTATATGCTGCAATGTGGCATCATGACAATGTCTCTGGCCGAATTCCTTTCCCGGAATAAGGGGGGCAGCCGGTCCATTGTCTATGGGATGGCCATTAATCTTGCAGTGATGCTGGTTGCTGCAGCTGTATATTCTCTTGCCACCGGCAATAATATTCATCTGCAAGTGATAAAGGGGATTAACTCGAGCATATCCCAGACAGCAGCTCTTTACGGAAAAGCCGGCGTCGGGGCGGATGAACTCAAAACCTTGCAGCAGTCCATGGAGCAGGCTGGCGTATTCATAACCAGGACCTACCCGGCCTTGATCACGGTGAGCCTTGGCTTCATTGCCGGAATAAACCTGCTTCTGCTGAGAAGGCTGTCGACCAGGTTTTCCCTGCCGGTCTTACTGGGAGACTTCAAGAGATTCAAAAATCCGGACCAACTGGTCTGGGTGTTGATATTCGCCGGTTTTGCCATGCTGGTGGAGAGCAAGACGGTGTCGCTTCCTGCTCTCAATCTACTGATCGTCATTGCTTCAGCCTATTTCATTCAGGGAATGGCGGTGATGGCTCACTCTTTCGAGCGTTTTGCCGTACCCTTTTTTGTCCGTCTCATATTTTACCTGCTGCTTTCCCTGCAGCCATTTCTAACGGTGGTAGTGGCGGCACTGGGTGTTTTTGATCTGTGGGGCGATTTTCGCACCCCGAAAAACAAGGAAAACCTGTAA
- the rpsF gene encoding 30S ribosomal protein S6 — translation MRMYETIFIVQPDLGEEELKGISARVQEVIVSMKGELKRLEDWGARKLAYPIEKFNRGRYYYLRFDGDAALIAELERRLRLNDKIIRYQSVKLEKEAPAAAAIPAKVTEEEPVEAAPEAKVETTTEEE, via the coding sequence ATGAGGATGTATGAAACGATTTTCATCGTCCAGCCGGACCTTGGCGAAGAGGAATTGAAGGGCATTTCCGCCAGGGTTCAGGAAGTGATCGTCAGCATGAAGGGCGAGCTCAAAAGGCTGGAAGATTGGGGGGCGAGGAAGCTTGCCTATCCGATCGAGAAATTTAACCGTGGTCGCTACTATTATCTCCGTTTCGACGGCGATGCAGCGCTGATCGCCGAACTTGAGCGGCGTCTGAGACTGAACGACAAGATCATCAGATATCAGAGCGTGAAGCTGGAGAAAGAAGCTCCGGCCGCTGCCGCCATTCCTGCCAAGGTAACCGAGGAAGAGCCCGTAGAGGCCGCTCCCGAAGCCAAGGTAGAAACGACAACCGAGGAGGAGTAA
- the rpsR gene encoding 30S ribosomal protein S18 produces MSDERAPQRSTGPRKKRPFQRRKVCRFCADKQVTIDYKDPRTLRYFISERGKIIPRRISGNCAKHQREITEAIKRARNIALLPIAGSHAAQ; encoded by the coding sequence ATGAGCGACGAAAGAGCACCCCAGAGAAGCACAGGTCCGCGTAAAAAGAGACCTTTTCAGCGGCGCAAGGTATGCCGCTTCTGTGCAGACAAGCAGGTAACCATAGATTACAAGGACCCGCGCACCCTTCGCTACTTCATCAGTGAGCGGGGCAAGATCATTCCGAGAAGGATCTCCGGCAACTGCGCCAAACATCAGCGTGAGATCACCGAAGCGATCAAGCGTGCCAGAAACATCGCGCTGCTGCCCATCGCCGGCAGCCATGCAGCACAGTAA
- the glyS gene encoding glycine--tRNA ligase subunit beta, which produces MAKELFLEIGTEEIPAGFLPKAMADMEGLIRKELESARIGFGEVKTMATPRRLALVVKNVSAQQTDAEITTMGPAKKVAFNDDGTTTKAGEGFARGQGVDASALSIIATEKGEYVAVTKKEIGVATAGLLAEILPRLINNIPFKKSMRWGDQEVRFARPMHWIVALFDGTVIPFAFGNVQSGSMSRGHRFMANTSFPVRDFGHYLEECERHFVIPDPAKRKEIISREIERVAKAAGGNVLPDEGLLEQVTYLVEYPSAVHGTFSAEFLAVPKEVLITSMREHQRYFSLVDDKGKLLPGFITINNTLTEDPSVVVKGNEMVLRARLSDARFFFEEDKKVPLEKRVEALKSVLYQAKLGTSYEKMERFRTLAEGLAEQLQPPLKAKVFQAATLCKADLVTGMVGEFPEVQGIMGREYALLQGVDAEVARAIAEHYLPNQAGGELPASDTGAFVSIADKVDTICGCFSVGLIPSGSADPYALRRAALGIINIILAKGYNLPLIPLVTKAIGQLEGRLTRKKEEVLADVLDFFKGRFINLLTDRFPADVVEAVVAVSFDNLVEATAKIEALAQFKKRDDFEPLAVAFKRVCNIVKEQVTVPVDDKLFQDAAEGTLFQSFKSASSMVEEKVVQREYLAALTQIASLKGAVDDFFDKVMVMAEDEGVRNNRLALLQEIKSLFRDIADFGKLTA; this is translated from the coding sequence ATGGCGAAAGAACTGTTCCTTGAAATCGGCACAGAAGAGATCCCGGCTGGCTTCCTGCCCAAGGCTATGGCAGACATGGAAGGGCTGATCAGGAAAGAGCTTGAATCTGCCCGCATCGGCTTTGGTGAGGTGAAGACCATGGCGACGCCGCGCCGTCTTGCCCTGGTGGTGAAAAATGTTTCCGCGCAGCAGACTGATGCGGAAATCACCACCATGGGACCGGCAAAGAAGGTCGCCTTCAATGACGACGGCACCACGACCAAGGCTGGCGAAGGTTTCGCACGGGGACAGGGGGTGGATGCTTCTGCCTTGTCCATCATTGCCACGGAAAAAGGGGAATATGTGGCGGTGACGAAAAAGGAGATCGGTGTTGCCACTGCCGGCCTGCTTGCCGAGATTCTTCCCCGGCTGATCAACAACATACCATTTAAAAAATCCATGCGCTGGGGCGATCAGGAGGTACGCTTCGCCCGGCCCATGCACTGGATCGTGGCCCTGTTTGACGGTACCGTCATTCCATTCGCCTTCGGTAATGTCCAGAGCGGTTCCATGTCCCGCGGCCACCGCTTCATGGCCAACACCTCCTTCCCGGTCCGAGATTTCGGCCATTACCTGGAAGAGTGCGAGCGGCATTTCGTCATTCCCGATCCGGCAAAGCGGAAGGAGATCATCAGCAGGGAAATCGAAAGGGTGGCAAAGGCTGCCGGTGGCAACGTCCTGCCCGATGAGGGGTTGCTGGAGCAGGTGACCTATCTGGTTGAATATCCCAGCGCCGTCCATGGTACCTTTTCCGCCGAATTCCTGGCCGTGCCCAAGGAAGTGCTTATTACCTCCATGCGCGAACACCAGCGCTACTTCTCCCTGGTGGACGATAAGGGCAAGCTGCTGCCGGGCTTTATCACCATCAACAACACCCTGACCGAGGATCCCTCAGTAGTGGTGAAGGGCAATGAGATGGTGCTGCGTGCCCGTCTTTCCGATGCCCGGTTTTTCTTCGAGGAGGACAAAAAGGTTCCCCTGGAAAAGCGGGTTGAGGCATTGAAAAGTGTTCTCTACCAGGCAAAGCTGGGTACCTCCTATGAGAAGATGGAGCGGTTCAGGACCTTGGCCGAGGGATTGGCCGAGCAACTGCAACCCCCCCTGAAAGCCAAAGTGTTCCAGGCGGCTACCCTGTGCAAGGCAGACCTGGTAACCGGCATGGTGGGCGAATTTCCGGAAGTGCAGGGGATCATGGGGCGCGAATATGCACTCCTGCAGGGAGTCGATGCAGAGGTTGCCCGGGCCATTGCCGAACATTACCTGCCAAACCAGGCGGGAGGTGAGTTGCCGGCCTCGGATACGGGAGCCTTTGTTTCCATTGCCGATAAAGTGGACACCATCTGCGGCTGTTTCAGCGTCGGCCTTATCCCTTCAGGTTCTGCCGATCCCTACGCCTTGCGCCGCGCCGCTCTGGGCATCATCAATATCATTCTTGCCAAGGGTTACAACCTGCCTCTGATTCCCCTGGTGACGAAAGCCATTGGGCAGCTGGAAGGCAGGCTGACCAGGAAGAAGGAAGAGGTTCTTGCCGATGTGCTGGACTTTTTCAAAGGGCGCTTCATCAATCTGCTCACCGATCGCTTCCCTGCCGACGTGGTGGAGGCAGTTGTGGCGGTTTCCTTCGATAACCTTGTGGAAGCAACGGCCAAGATCGAGGCTCTGGCCCAGTTCAAGAAGCGTGATGATTTTGAGCCGCTGGCTGTGGCGTTCAAGCGGGTTTGCAACATTGTCAAGGAACAGGTGACGGTTCCGGTAGATGACAAACTGTTCCAGGACGCAGCCGAGGGGACACTGTTCCAGTCATTCAAAAGCGCCAGCAGCATGGTCGAGGAGAAAGTCGTCCAGCGGGAATACCTGGCGGCGCTGACGCAGATCGCCTCCTTGAAGGGTGCGGTAGATGACTTCTTCGACAAGGTCATGGTCATGGCCGAGGACGAAGGGGTGAGAAACAACCGGCTGGCGCTCCTCCAGGAGATAAAGAGCCTGTTCAGGGACATAGCAGATTTTGGGAAACTAACCGCTTAG
- the ppdK gene encoding pyruvate, phosphate dikinase encodes MAAKYVYFFGNGKAEGRAEMKNLLGGKGANLAEMTSIGLPVPAGFTITTEVCTEFYKNDRNYPASLKAEVDENLRQVEELMGKRFGDAKNPLLVSVRSGARASMPGMMDTILNLGLNDTTVQGIIEQSGDERFAYDAYRRFVQMYSDVVMGMDKDELEHILEKKKEEKGVHLDTDLTAADWKELVGKFKAKIKESLGQEFPEDPQAQLWGAIGAVFGSWMNQRAITYRKLNGIPADWGTAVNVQSMVFGNMGNDCATGVAFTRDPSTGKNYFYGEYLINAQGEDVVAGIRTPQPINKVNGDSTLPSMEETLPECYKQLVEIRSILEKHYKDMQDIEFTIEKGKLYMLQTRNGKRTASAAIKVAVDMVTEGLIDEKTAVLRVAPNQLDQLLHPSLDPKAPKKLIAKGLPASPGAASGEVVFTADEAESAAKLGHKVILVRVETSPEDIHGMHAAQGILTARGGMTSHAAVVARGMGKCCVAGCGDIKVDYATEQFVANGGVIVKKGDVITLDGSTGEVMLGAVPTVSPQMTGDFATLMGWVDKFRRLKVRTNADTPKDSKTAREFGAEGIGLCRTEHMFFETDRIAAVREMILSEDVEGRLKALAKILPMQKGDFIGIFREMKGLPVTIRLLDPPLHEFLPQEEKDIDDLAKTMKVTPKVLKNKVEFLHEFNPMLGHRGCRLGLTFPEIYDMQVQAIMEAACELVKNEGFQIVPEIMIPLVAVDKELKTLRENAIAVCEDVIGRYGVKIEYLIGTMIELPRAALTADEIAREAEFFSFGTNDLTQTTFGLSRDDAGKFLPFYVESGLLENDPFVSLDQTGVGQLVKIACEKGRATRQGIKLGICGEHGGDPESVIFCHKIGLDYVSCSPFRVPIARLAAAHAALNE; translated from the coding sequence ATGGCAGCGAAGTATGTGTATTTCTTTGGTAATGGCAAGGCGGAAGGTCGCGCGGAGATGAAAAACCTGCTGGGTGGCAAGGGGGCCAACCTGGCCGAGATGACCAGCATCGGCTTGCCGGTACCGGCAGGCTTTACCATAACTACCGAAGTCTGCACCGAATTCTACAAGAATGACCGCAACTATCCGGCCTCACTGAAAGCAGAGGTTGATGAAAATCTTCGTCAGGTCGAGGAGTTGATGGGCAAACGCTTCGGTGATGCCAAGAATCCCCTCCTGGTTTCGGTCCGCTCCGGTGCTCGTGCCTCAATGCCCGGCATGATGGATACCATCCTTAACCTTGGCCTGAACGATACCACAGTTCAAGGAATCATTGAGCAGAGCGGGGATGAGCGCTTTGCCTATGATGCCTACCGCCGTTTCGTGCAGATGTACTCAGACGTGGTCATGGGGATGGATAAGGACGAACTGGAGCATATCCTGGAGAAAAAGAAGGAAGAAAAGGGGGTCCATCTGGATACGGACCTGACCGCTGCCGATTGGAAGGAACTGGTGGGAAAATTCAAGGCGAAGATCAAGGAGTCCCTGGGCCAGGAATTCCCTGAAGATCCCCAGGCCCAGCTTTGGGGGGCAATCGGCGCCGTTTTCGGTTCCTGGATGAACCAGCGCGCCATTACCTACCGCAAACTCAATGGCATTCCCGCCGACTGGGGGACCGCAGTTAATGTCCAGTCCATGGTCTTCGGCAACATGGGCAACGACTGCGCCACCGGTGTCGCCTTCACCCGCGACCCATCCACAGGCAAGAACTACTTCTATGGTGAATACCTGATCAACGCCCAGGGCGAAGACGTGGTTGCCGGCATCCGCACGCCTCAGCCCATCAACAAGGTTAACGGCGACAGCACCCTTCCCTCCATGGAGGAAACCTTGCCCGAATGCTACAAGCAGCTGGTGGAAATCCGTTCCATCCTGGAAAAGCATTACAAGGACATGCAGGATATAGAGTTCACCATTGAGAAAGGCAAACTCTACATGCTGCAAACCCGTAATGGCAAACGTACCGCCTCTGCCGCCATCAAGGTTGCCGTGGACATGGTCACGGAAGGACTGATCGACGAAAAAACTGCAGTGTTGCGTGTTGCACCGAATCAGCTTGATCAGCTACTCCATCCTTCCCTTGACCCCAAAGCGCCGAAAAAGCTGATTGCCAAAGGGCTGCCCGCATCCCCAGGCGCTGCCTCAGGCGAAGTCGTGTTCACCGCCGATGAGGCTGAATCTGCTGCAAAACTGGGGCACAAGGTGATTCTGGTGCGGGTGGAGACCAGCCCGGAAGACATTCACGGCATGCATGCGGCACAGGGCATTCTTACTGCCCGTGGCGGCATGACCTCCCATGCGGCAGTCGTTGCCCGCGGCATGGGCAAATGCTGCGTAGCCGGCTGCGGCGACATCAAGGTGGATTATGCTACAGAGCAGTTTGTGGCCAATGGCGGGGTCATTGTTAAAAAAGGGGATGTGATCACCCTGGATGGTTCCACCGGCGAAGTTATGCTGGGAGCTGTTCCGACCGTTTCTCCGCAGATGACCGGCGACTTTGCCACGCTCATGGGATGGGTGGACAAATTCCGCCGGCTCAAGGTGCGGACCAATGCCGACACGCCGAAGGATTCCAAGACTGCCCGGGAATTCGGTGCCGAAGGTATCGGCCTCTGCCGCACCGAGCACATGTTCTTCGAGACTGACCGTATTGCTGCGGTGCGCGAGATGATACTTTCCGAAGACGTGGAGGGAAGACTCAAGGCGCTGGCCAAGATACTCCCCATGCAAAAGGGTGACTTTATCGGCATCTTCAGGGAAATGAAAGGGTTGCCCGTCACCATCCGCCTGCTCGATCCGCCTCTCCACGAGTTCCTTCCCCAGGAAGAAAAGGATATCGATGATCTGGCAAAGACCATGAAGGTCACGCCGAAGGTGCTGAAGAACAAGGTGGAATTCCTCCACGAATTCAACCCCATGCTCGGCCACCGCGGCTGCCGTCTGGGCCTCACCTTCCCGGAGATCTATGACATGCAGGTGCAGGCGATTATGGAAGCAGCCTGTGAGCTGGTGAAAAATGAAGGCTTCCAGATCGTCCCCGAGATCATGATCCCGCTGGTAGCGGTGGACAAGGAGCTGAAGACCCTTCGCGAGAATGCCATTGCCGTCTGTGAAGACGTGATTGGCCGCTATGGAGTGAAGATCGAATACCTGATCGGCACCATGATCGAGCTGCCACGAGCGGCCCTGACTGCCGACGAGATCGCCAGGGAAGCTGAGTTCTTCTCCTTCGGCACCAACGATCTGACCCAGACCACCTTTGGGCTGTCCAGGGATGACGCCGGGAAATTCCTGCCTTTCTACGTGGAGAGCGGTCTCCTGGAGAATGACCCCTTCGTTTCCCTTGATCAGACCGGCGTCGGCCAACTGGTGAAGATCGCCTGCGAAAAAGGACGGGCCACCAGGCAGGGCATCAAGCTCGGCATCTGCGGCGAGCATGGCGGCGATCCAGAGTCCGTTATTTTTTGCCATAAAATCGGTCTCGATTATGTTTCCTGTTCCCCCTTCCGGGTGCCCATTGCCCGACTTGCGGCTGCCCACGCGGCATTAAATGAATAA
- a CDS encoding outer membrane protein assembly factor BamD, which translates to MRHLFLVLLLICPLSFAGCSGDNGKQLLETAQFEEKQHNLEHAKQLYGEIVRKYPGTESGRQAEERLKTLK; encoded by the coding sequence ATGCGTCATCTCTTTCTGGTTCTGTTGCTGATCTGTCCGCTCAGCTTTGCGGGCTGCTCAGGCGATAATGGCAAGCAGCTGCTGGAAACCGCACAGTTCGAGGAAAAACAGCACAACCTGGAACATGCCAAACAGCTCTACGGGGAAATAGTCAGGAAGTATCCGGGCACTGAGAGTGGCAGGCAAGCCGAAGAGCGCTTGAAAACTCTCAAATAG
- a CDS encoding cold-shock protein, giving the protein MAKGVVKWFNDAKGFGFIEQENGEDVFVHFSSIQGDGFKSLAEGQAVTFDVIQGAKGPQAANVNKD; this is encoded by the coding sequence ATGGCAAAAGGTGTGGTGAAATGGTTCAATGATGCGAAGGGGTTCGGGTTTATTGAGCAGGAAAATGGCGAAGATGTATTCGTTCATTTCTCCTCCATACAGGGTGACGGATTCAAGTCACTGGCCGAAGGGCAGGCAGTGACCTTCGATGTTATCCAGGGAGCGAAAGGGCCGCAGGCGGCCAACGTCAATAAAGATTAG
- the mutM gene encoding bifunctional DNA-formamidopyrimidine glycosylase/DNA-(apurinic or apyrimidinic site) lyase codes for MPELPEVETIRRAVGPQVRGKRIIHTNVRATKLRHPLPPELDRLLVGQLIVAMDRRGKYLLLRCKGGTIIFHLGMTGMLYLVKASSPHGKHDHLDLVLDGSYILRFTDPRRFGTIIWTDNDPLQHPLLVAHGPEPLEAEFSASYLYLKRHRRKIPIKQLIMDSRVVAGIGNIYANESLFRAGIAPQTSASDLSPDKDLLLVDAIKGVLTDAVEAGTSNIESALTGERPQGYFPYEFSIYGKKGRPCPKCGSAIRMMRLGGRSTFFCPLCQK; via the coding sequence ATGCCGGAACTACCGGAAGTTGAAACCATACGCCGCGCCGTCGGACCACAGGTCAGGGGCAAAAGAATCATTCACACCAACGTCCGCGCCACAAAACTGCGCCATCCACTTCCACCTGAACTGGACCGGCTGCTAGTCGGGCAGCTAATAGTCGCCATGGACCGGCGAGGTAAATATCTGCTTTTACGATGCAAAGGGGGCACGATAATCTTTCATCTCGGGATGACCGGCATGCTCTACCTGGTCAAGGCAAGCTCTCCCCACGGCAAACATGACCACCTGGACCTGGTGCTGGATGGAAGTTACATACTGCGCTTTACCGATCCACGCCGCTTCGGCACCATCATCTGGACGGATAATGATCCGCTGCAGCACCCTCTTTTGGTTGCCCATGGCCCAGAACCTCTGGAAGCAGAATTCTCAGCAAGTTATCTGTATCTGAAGAGACACCGACGGAAGATTCCCATCAAGCAGCTGATCATGGACAGTCGTGTGGTAGCAGGTATCGGTAATATCTACGCCAACGAGTCCCTTTTTCGTGCCGGCATTGCCCCGCAGACGTCAGCCAGTGATCTTTCACCCGATAAGGACCTGTTGCTGGTCGATGCCATTAAGGGGGTCCTGACTGATGCCGTCGAAGCAGGAACCTCCAACATCGAAAGTGCCTTGACAGGCGAAAGGCCCCAAGGCTATTTTCCTTATGAATTCAGCATTTATGGCAAGAAAGGCCGCCCCTGCCCGAAGTGTGGCTCAGCAATCAGGATGATGCGACTGGGTGGCAGATCGACCTTTTTCTGTCCCCTCTGCCAGAAATGA
- the rplI gene encoding 50S ribosomal protein L9 yields the protein MKVILKENLDNLGHIGDIVKVAPGYARNYLLPKGLALEATTKNAKALDHAKKHLEYKKNKVLEQARQFAARIEGIALTLSHQAGEEGKLFGAVTNMELAENLKAQGVEIDRKKIVLAEPIKQVGDFTAIIKIHPEVNATLKVTVTKA from the coding sequence ATGAAGGTAATTCTCAAGGAAAATTTGGATAATCTCGGCCACATCGGCGATATCGTCAAGGTAGCTCCCGGCTATGCCCGCAACTATCTGCTTCCCAAGGGCCTTGCCCTGGAAGCCACTACCAAGAACGCCAAAGCCCTGGATCATGCGAAGAAGCACCTGGAGTACAAGAAAAACAAGGTGCTTGAGCAGGCAAGACAATTCGCAGCCAGGATTGAAGGCATCGCCCTTACCCTCAGCCACCAGGCCGGAGAAGAGGGCAAGCTCTTCGGCGCCGTAACCAACATGGAGCTTGCTGAAAACCTCAAGGCCCAAGGGGTGGAGATCGACCGCAAGAAAATCGTTCTTGCCGAGCCGATCAAGCAGGTGGGTGATTTCACTGCTATCATCAAGATTCATCCCGAGGTGAACGCAACCTTGAAGGTGACTGTTACCAAGGCATAA
- the glyQ gene encoding glycine--tRNA ligase subunit alpha, giving the protein MTFQDLILSLQGYWAGQGCVIQQPYDCEKGAGTFNPATFLRVLGPEPWNVAYVEPSRRPTDGRYGENPNRLQHYYQFQVIMKPSPMNILDLYLDSLRSFGINPNQHDIRFVEDDWESPTLGAWGLGWEVWLDGMEITQFTYFQQAGGIDLKPVSSEITYGCERIAMYLQGVDNVYDLEWVKGVRYGDIHHESEVEFSTYNFEEADVDMLLQLFRMYEKECVRLVEKGLVLPAYDYVMKCSHTFNLLDARGAISVTERASYIGKVRNVARLCAEGYLQMRERLGFPLLKGGR; this is encoded by the coding sequence CTGACCTTTCAGGATCTGATTCTTTCCCTTCAGGGATACTGGGCCGGCCAGGGATGCGTCATTCAGCAACCCTATGACTGCGAAAAGGGTGCAGGGACCTTCAATCCTGCTACTTTTCTGAGGGTGCTGGGCCCCGAACCCTGGAATGTTGCCTATGTGGAGCCTTCCCGCAGGCCGACCGACGGCCGCTATGGTGAGAATCCCAACCGCCTGCAGCACTATTACCAGTTTCAGGTCATCATGAAGCCTTCCCCCATGAACATCCTCGATCTTTACCTGGATTCGCTCCGCTCCTTCGGCATCAACCCAAACCAGCATGACATCCGTTTCGTCGAGGACGACTGGGAATCTCCGACCCTTGGCGCCTGGGGCCTGGGCTGGGAAGTGTGGCTGGATGGCATGGAGATCACGCAGTTCACCTATTTCCAGCAGGCGGGCGGCATCGATCTTAAACCGGTTTCCTCCGAGATTACTTACGGCTGCGAGCGCATCGCCATGTATTTGCAGGGGGTGGACAACGTCTACGACCTGGAGTGGGTGAAGGGTGTCAGGTATGGCGATATCCACCATGAGAGCGAGGTTGAGTTCTCCACCTACAATTTCGAGGAAGCGGATGTGGACATGCTCCTCCAACTCTTCAGGATGTACGAGAAGGAATGCGTCAGGCTGGTGGAGAAGGGGCTGGTTTTGCCGGCCTACGATTATGTCATGAAGTGTTCCCACACCTTCAATCTGCTGGATGCACGTGGCGCTATCTCTGTCACCGAGCGGGCTTCCTATATCGGCAAAGTGCGCAATGTGGCCAGGCTCTGTGCCGAAGGCTACCTGCAGATGCGTGAGCGGCTCGGATTCCCGCTTTTGAAAGGAGGCCGCTAA